The following are encoded in a window of Arvicanthis niloticus isolate mArvNil1 chromosome 1, mArvNil1.pat.X, whole genome shotgun sequence genomic DNA:
- the Spn gene encoding leukosialin — translation MALLLLLIGGFWAQEVSLGSLQNKTMLASAPHIKTSNTSEALSVNSSTSMGPVTVGPKETISFLRQTPIPAFSTSLGTTELSSLGTSAGARAPVSESTTSQEVSKETLGTSAGAIVTTPVPESTTSQEVSNETSVLVPEQPDVVSVPPVTIANSVIDRTVVSTSLETFTGISAPPVTVTTSSDETNGPSVATTVSSKTSGPPVTMSLGPSNETHGLPATKATSSVKSSSVTRGTTTTSTPEPITTRSPLQESSSMLLVPVLIALMVVLVIVALLLLWRHRQKSRTGALTLSRGGKQNGAVDAWAGPAQVPDEEATTASGSGGNKSSGVLETEGSGQRPTLTTFFSRRKSRQGSLVLEELKPGSGPNLKGEEEPLVGSEDEAVETPTSDGPQAKDGAAPQSL, via the coding sequence ATGGCCTTGCTTCTCCTCCTCATTGGGGGCTTCTGGGCCCAGGAAGTGAGCCTAGGAAGTCTGCAGAACAAAACGATGTTGGCATCTGCTCCACATATCAAGACCTCAAATACCTCTGAAGCCTTGAGTGTCAACTCATCAACCTCCATGGGGCCAGTGACAGTGGGCCCTAAGGAGACCATCAGCTTCTTGAGGCAGACCCCAATCCCAGCTTTTTCAACCTCCTTGGGAACTACTGAATTGTCTTCTCTTGGGACTTCTGCTGGTGCCAGGGCACCTGTATCTGAGTCTACAACCTCTCAGGAAGTTTCCAAGGAGACTCTTGGGACTTCTGCTGGTGCCATCGTGACCACCCCTGTACCTGAGTCTACAACTTCTCAGGAAGTTTCCAACGAGACCTCAGTACtggttccagaacaaccagatgTAGTCAGTGTTCCTCCTGTCACTATAGCTAATTCTGTGATTGACAGAACTGTGGTATCTACCTCTCTAGAAACCTTTACAGGGATTAGTGCACCCCCAGTCACTGTGACAACAAGCTCTGATGAGACCAATGGACCCTCTGTGGCTACAACAGTAAGCTCCAAGACCAGTGGTCCCCCTGTCACCATGTCTCTGGGGCCCTCCAATGAGACGCATGGACTCCCTGCCACCAAAGCAACCAGTTCTGTGAAGAGTTCCAGTGTGACCCGTGGCACCACTACAACTTCAACTCCAGAGCCCATAACCACTAGGTCGCCACTCCAGGAATCAAGTAGCATGTTGCTAGTGCCCGTGCTCATTGCCTTGATGGTGGTTTTGGTCATCGTGGCTCTACTGCTGTTATGGCGCCATAGGCAGAAGAGCAGGACTGGGGCCCTGACCCTGAGCAGAGGTGGAAAACAAAATGGGGCGGTGGATGCCTGGGCTGGGCCAGCCCAGGTTCCTGATGAAGAGGCCACAACTGCATCAGGGTCAGGGGGCAACAAGAGCTCTGGGGTGCTGGAGACAGAGGGCTCTGGACAGCGGCCCACACTCACCACTTTCTTCAGCAGACGGAAGTCTCGCCAGGGCTCCTTAGTACTAGAAGAGCTGAAGCCTGGGTCCGGTCCCAACCTGAAGGGGGAGGAAGAGCCCCTTGTGGGCAGTGAGGATGAAGCTGTGGAAACCCCAACTTCTGATGGGCCACAAGCCAAAGATGGGGCTGCACCTCAGTCTCTATGA